The Canis lupus familiaris isolate Mischka breed German Shepherd chromosome 1, alternate assembly UU_Cfam_GSD_1.0, whole genome shotgun sequence DNA window GTCATTAGCACTATTATGACAGTAACCAGCCCATCTTCTAGCAACAGGAAGCAGCCGACAGCTGCTGAGAAACACTGCTTAAAAACTAATGTGAAAATGAGGGTGGAGTTTGGGGCCAGGTTTTCCTTCTTAGAGTCACATGTTGCTGTGTTTAGGACACTATTACCAACTCTGGGCCTGCACAGTAACCAGCAGGTTAAAGGGGCTGCAGGATGAGGGTGTAAGAGCACGTGCTCGTCTGTCCGCCTTCCCGgccacccaccccccgccaggAACTTGCTGCAGAAGAGCCTGTCTACTGGCGGCCTGGCCCCAGCTGTTGCCTGTGAAAGCAAGGGAAGGACAGTAAAGGATCAGCTGGAGCACAGCATTTTCAGAGGTCTGACTTCAAAACTTTATGAAGAAGAACCACATGGACTTTTGCAGAGGAGATTAAACTCACCTGAGCTTGAGGAAAGGCTAACGCACAACCAACACCAAGAAGGCCGGGTGGCAAAGGTTTTTATGAGCAACAGCCCTTTCCTGTTAACCACAAGGACCATTCTAGGACTCTGGAAACACATGCGCCCAGAGGTACGCATCCAATGTGGGGACACAGCACCCAGGCAGCGTGTTTCTAGAGTTATCTGGTGGGACGTAGACTAGGGTCTTCCAGCTCCCCGGTGGCTTTTTGGGACCAGCCTGACTCCTCCACTGTGTCTGGTCTCAGTGATATAGGTGAAGGACGAGTCCCGGACACCGTCTGCACTGTGCTGGAGCGATGCCACGGGTCCAGCTCATCTTCGATGATGGCACCAATGCTGCTACTGTACCCAGCACTGTGAGCCCTCATCATGGTGCTGCAAGCATCCAGATGTCTGCCCTGTTGCTCGTGTTACAGAAGCTAAAGGCATACCCTCCCCACAACTGAGATCATCCCCCTGCTTTCTGCACCTGCAGCCTTTGGGGCCTGCTGTTCATTAGAGCCATCGTGGCCATCCTCCGGCCTTCTGCCAGGTTCCAGCTCATGCCTCTGCCCTTTCTAGGTCATTCACCTGcagcttttttaagattttatttattcacgagacacaaggagagaggcagagacacagagggagaagcaggctccctgcggggagcccgaagtgggactcgattccaggaccctagtatcatgcgctgagccaaaggcagacactcaaccactgagccacccaggtgccctcacctgcagcttttaaaagaaaacatttgtgaGCCTTAAAGTGACACTAAGGCCCAAGACAGAGCATCCAGACCCCTCAGCTGCTTGAGAAACTGCCATTCCACTACTAAGGCAAGCAGACCACCGGGCCTCCCAAGCAAGATGTAACTGGATGGCAGAGTCCCAACCAGCAGGCAGTAGGcaatgtgggggaggggaggaagggagcaaAAGAAAGCGTTAACCGTGACCAGCACAAGGTAGACACTTGGCATCAAAGGCTGAGCAACAGCGACAGCACAACTGGAAATCAGAACTCCTCGCCAGAGCCGGTGCTGCCTCCCAGGAACACTGCACACTCCTGGTTACGCCTGGGGAAGCAGTGCCACTAACTGAAGCAGGTGGAGGCCAGGGGTGGGGCCCCAACACAGTGGGCAGGTGCCCCCCAAACACCAGCCGAAACCCTGACTTGCAGGACTAAAGACAGGTGGGCCAGCCGCTCCTCCAGCCCCACACACGGCAAACTGCCTACCAGCGCCGCCAAACCTGGCCTCCAGTGCCCTGATCCCACCCAGCGCAGGCTCGACACAGGCCAAGTTCACAGCTACCCAACATCCACCTCGACCCTTAGGGGACCAGCGTTACAGATACGTCAGGAACCTGCAGCCACACCTCTTATGGACAGTGGTATTAGCCTTCTGGGTTATGCTAACTTTCATAGTGACAATGGTTTTTTGGCAAATAAACATGGTATCTATTTCCACATTTAGATTATTCTTGAGTCACAGTGACCTATCTGTTAAAAGAATTAAACAGTTCTGTTTGCAGTGGTATaacaaattttaattcaaaatagacaCTCTGAAacaataggttaaaaaaaaaataaacttcgaCAAGCTCTTTTTGGATTTACAACAGAGTACACCAACAATCACAGACCAGTTTCACAACTGCCTCAAAAATGCACATTATAGCAATTACATGCAAGtttctatgttttaaaatccATATGGTAACATTATCTTATTTCCCAGAGACCGTCACATCCTCTTAGTATGCTGGACAAGTGCCTCTGCCGTGTGTCGCCAGGAATATGATTTAAGGTCTAAACTGGCTGGTCTCCATTGCTGGTTCTGGTGCTCTGAGTTACTTGAGGGGTGGGAGGAACCGAGGGTTTAACTGCACAAAGCACAGGAACACAGTGGAGCTCTTTAGCAATACCACGTCCCTGTAACGCACACAACTGGGCTGCAGGAGAGCCTAGAACAAATACGCTGACCTCTGGGACACTGCAGAGAGTTAACATACCAACACAGAGACCACTCTCACTCTACTCACTTCGCTTTGTCCCCTGAAAACCCATGTCTACATTTCAGTTAGTATCCACACTCAGGGGTAAAAGTTTCATTCCTGAGTAACATGGTCCTTCCCTTTCACTGGTTTATGAACAGTTAGGTTAGGAGGAGTTTGTGTGTGTTCAGCATTTATTCTAAAGGCACtaaaaatttattgtcttacCTTTGAATGGAGAAATGACTTACCACCATATAAAAACGGGGAGAAGTCTACACTGAAAGTATTTCTGCACCTACTGaattgctttatttataaaataactctTATGAGCTAAATATAAATAGGCTTCAGGTTCAGTGTGattttaacaaaggaaaacatttggtTTTCTATGATTTGTAATAAAAAACAGCTGCTAGGATGAACTTGAAACAATCTAAGTCAAACTCATAGTCTAGTAAGCAAATACTTGCAGAGAAGGAACCAGCGTGAGTTAATGCAGTGCATCCTCGGGGCGCCCACCTCCCCAGGccgtgtgctcactctctcagcTCAGACACTCATCGCTGGCCGCTACCCATGAAGCTAACTGAGGACAGCAGCACAGATAATCAAGTATTCTGAAACAAGCTGAAATTTccttaaatgaaaacacaaacataCAGATTTCAGTTTCATCCTACGATACTGACACTACTGGGTAATAGGACGTGCATGAAGGTTCCAAGGATTTCATTTACATGACAGGGAAGAACTAAAAATACTTGTTACAAAATCAAACTGCAGGAAACAATAAATCTGAAAGAACTATTCACTTCTTTTATATAGAAGTCCTTCTGAGCACCTGAAATAAATCTATAAAGAGCAGCATAAGGACCACTGAAATTGATTAATTCAACATACAgtgaagaaaataacatttttaaatctcaattGAAAAAAACACTAATTATCTAGAActttagatttccttttcttttttttacaagttttgtGGCTCATACTCAAAGTTCAAcctgtgtttaacatttttaagttcAGACATATCAAAGCCTAAAAGTACAGAAGGCTTGtgattttttattgctttcatgCAAATATATCTTCTTTTCCCAAAAAATGAAGCCACATCGATTTTCCACACCCACAAGAGTGAAGAAAGaagttctatttcctttttactAGGATATGGTCTCTTGTGGAAATAATCTCTAAgaaattgctttttctcttcataaGAACGGTCTTCATATTTTTTAGGGTTTAATGCTAAAATCTGAAGAGCGTCATCATTAACCAGCGGCCCCCCCTCTGTCCTGATTTCATTCCTCTGTCTTTTAAAAGGCACCACACTTGCCACCTTTTCAGGAGCCAGGGCTGCATCACTGCTAATAACAAGAGGCCGCTCCTCTGCATCCCTCTGGTCTTCTGTCCCGAAGTGGCCATCGGGCAACTTTCTCTTTACAGAAAAACTAGTGTCATGGACCACCTCACCATTCAGTAAGAGCACTTCGCTGTTCTCAATAAAATTAGGCTGGATCTGGAGGTCTGAGCTGCTGTCCTTTGGAGCACTTCTGCAGCGCAGCAGGTGTATGGCAATGGCTGCCAGGGTCATGTTGCCAGTGTAGACTCCACAGCAGTGGATGCATTTGAACGCTGGGGATTTCAGAATGGTGTGGACCGTTGGCGTGATGTGGTGCCTCTCCTTCAAATGAACCTCATAAGCCTCAGTCGTCACGAAGGTGCCAAAACAAAAGGGGCAAGTCAGTGCTTGTTTGCCAGGGCTCCCGGAGGCACCCTCTCCCTGGGGTCTCACTTTAATATACACGGGGACCAGGGACTTGGAGTGGATCCCAGCCAGTATTGCCAAATAGACCTCCCGCTCCCCAAGCTCTTCCTTTGGCAGAATGGTAATGAAATCAAGATGGGGAAACATCAGGTTGCCATTGGCATCGACATCCAACTGGAAACCTTTGTTACTATAGTCCACAGGTAACTTCTTCTTTCCCCGGTGCATAGTCCTGCTGTGCTCTGAAAGACCTTTAATGTCATGGAAAGTGCACGGACAGAACAGGCACCCCAGGCCGTGCATTAGCAAGTGATGGATGAGCTCTTCCTCGGACACTAAGCATTTACAAGAGAGACACCgaactgttttctctctcatccaCTTTAAAAATGGTGCACATGCTGCCAGCTTTTCAGGCTCCAGTTTTTCAGCAGATTTGGACTCACTGTGCTTATGAGCCACTTCCATATGAACCTGGTAGACGTTGGAAGGGAAGAGCTCATTGCAAACTGGACAGGTTTTCCATTGCTTCGCTTGTTTGAGTGCCTGGTTCGCCTCTACCACAGACGGAGAGGCCTGAACAAACACACTCTGAGTGGCACTGACGAGCACCGGAGGGGAGGGCATGCTGGCCACAGAACTGGCCATCTGTGCAGCTGGGCCCGAAGGCAGGAGCTGGATGGGCatctgggagggagggacagcTGCCATACCACCCGGAGGCACAGGCAAAGTGACAGACACAGGGGCAAGGGTATACGTGGGAATCCCGTTCACCTGCTTCCCTGTAGGGATGAGCTGTCTGAGAATAGAGCCCGACGTGAGGAAGGTGGTGTTCTGAGAAGCACCAGGCCTAACTGGCTGACTTGCAGGCAGGATGTTGGTGCTCACAGACTGATTAAGTTGTAGGACCCCAGGCCTAACTGGCTGGCCTACGGGGAGCACTCCTGACATGACAGGCTGGCTAAGCTGAAGAACACCAGAATTAATACCCTGGTTCACAGGGAGGACACCTGATGATACTGACTGGGTGGGAGAAAGGAGCCCAGGAGCGACCACCTGGCCTGCAGGCAGCACCCTCAGTGGTACCGTCTGGCCAGGAGGGAGAACCCGGGACGGGACTGTCAGCCCAGTGGGGAGAACCCCTGATGGGGCCGTTTGGCCAATGGGGAGAACCCCTGACTGGACCACCTGGCCAGCAGGAAGAACCCCAGAAGTCGCCGTCTGTCCTGAAGGGATAACCCCAGCAGGGGTCATCTGGCCTGCAGGAAGGACCCCTGACGGGACAGTCCTACTCACAGAAATGACCCCTGGTGAGACGGCCTGAAGAACCCCAGGGGTGACCGAGGGACTGACAGGAAGGACGCCAGGCCCAGCAGGTCTGCTGACTGAAAGAACGCCAGGCCCAACAGGCTGGCTAAGGGGTAAAGCTCCAGGGCGGATGGTCTGGTTTAGAGGGAGGACACCAGTTCCAACAGACTTATTTATAGGTCCAACTGGCTGACTCAAGGGCAACACAGGAGGATTTGCTGACTGAGTAAGTGGGACtccatgagaaagaaagacaggctggggagcagagggagggagaggactgGAGACTAGAGTCACGTGGGACTGCACCACAGCAGGCGGAGAGTGCGTGAGGCTTCCAGATGTGCCTGAGGCCACAGTCACTGGCTGGACCATGGTCTGGCTCTGACCATTCTGTGGCAAGGCAAGACGAAAGCAAGGGGATGTGGCTGTGATGCCTGGAGCGCTGCTGTTTGGTGGTGCAGCCAAAGGCGCTGCTGGTTTTGGAGCAATGTGCATTTGCTTCAAAAGTCCAGGTTTCTTAATATGTTCTGAAATCACGGACCTAAGTTTATTCTCCAAATCCCTGTGTATGTCTGATGTCAAAATATGATACATTAAAGCATCCTGGCTGCTGGCATTGGCATTGCACTTTTTACAATAATACTTGTCAGATGGTGGCATCTTCTCAGTAGAAAGGCTATCCTCAGTTTTGGGTTGCTCACCCATTTCCTCAGTTCGCAGGCCAAAGTAGGAGTTAATTAAGTAGTGAAAATGGGCTACCAGCACATGCTTCTTCATGCTGTAGTACAAAGTGTTtgaaaagttacattttaaacatgtaaaactTATCACATCACTCCTAGATTTCGTttcacctaaaatatttactgtgtagTTCTGGACTTTCCGAACAGGTGCATGAAACATTCTGAAGTGCCTTCCCACAGTTTTGGGTTGAGAAGAAAACACACAGTTTGGGCAAGGGATCACCAGCTCCTGATCAATTTCGTCTTCATGGTAACGATGTAAATGATTTTTGAATGAAGTAAGCACTTTTGTAGAGTATTTACAGAGGCTACAACAGTATGGCTTTGTTCGATATCtctgttaaaagaaaacaaagtcaagcatgctttaataaaaaaatcagttgctACACCTTCTATAGTTCAAAACTAAATTATTCTTCTTCATTTAATGTGCTACATAATTTAACACTATCACCCCTCACAGAACAGTGTTTTTTCTAAACCAGGGCAAGTTTTTTCtcaaagggccagagagtaaataaatACTGCCTCTATGCCAACAACTTGGTGCCACCATTGTAACAGAAGAGCACCCACAGATAATATGCAAATCTACAAGCATGGCTTTGTGCCAATGAAATGATAGGCCCTAATTCAAATTTCACAGAAATTTCATgttacaaaataatattcatttctttcttctcaaacATCTGAAAATGTAGCAGCTACTCCTAGCTGCAACCATGCACACAGAACCCAGCCCACAGCTCTGCCCCACTGGCCCTTTGAACCCAGCTCCTAAACCACAACCCATTACTCCAATTGAAGAAATTCACTCAATTCTCTGAGAAAGAAAGCTAGTAAGTATTCCATTTCCCATAGCTCCAATGTTGTTTTTACTCCAAATTCTAAAACCTCTAGAATTTATCTGCAAATAAACTAACATGCAAACTGTTAAACACGTCAttacttgcttttatttccctcattCCAGAAAGGAGCCAAATGACAGTGCTCACCACATCCAAGGGTCCCGTAAACTATGTGATAAAACTGTAAGAAAAGAGGGCTGTACCTAAAGCACGACGACAATCCTGAGGGAGCTCCAGGCCAGAACACAGACCAACGATGTAGTTTCTCTTTGGGGCAAACACAGGGGAATTCAACAAGCTTGGGGCATCTGTACAAGAGCTGGCCAAATGAGAAATGTGATGTTCTAACATCCAAAAATGTGCTGGTTGGTGAAGGTTTGAGGGTCACAAAGTCTCTGGTCTCATGAGTCTCCTCCAGACCCTAGAGCTGGTGAACCACCAACTGCCTAGCCCTcctttcacagaagaggaaggtAGACCTGGGCCAACTAATGCTTCACATGAGGGAAAGACCTGCTTGTGACACCACTTCTTGCTGGCCCTTCCTAACCCTGCGCTCTCATGTCCCCCCACAAACATTTTGTACTTTCCGTCACCCTCTCTCCTGTTCACACAGGTTTCCTTCCTACCAAAAGGCAGAGAAATCACTCAGCATGTTCAACAACGTGGAACTGTATTCTCAGCAATTAGCAATTTCCCAAGTTCTGGCATTTCTGATAGGATCTAGAATAAACCTAGGGCAACAGCCAACCCCATACCACAAACCAGAAAAAACAATAACCCATATTTCACTGATTCTAAAAGactttttcccccaattttacTATCTCAGAAATCTGGATACACTTTACAACTAATAGTTTAATGGTACAACTCAGTTTAAATGAAATATTGCTTTAGTTTTATTTAGaggttcattaaaaaaatggtgTGTCTCAGAACAGAGTCAATACTTTTGTAGTAATGGACGAtaacagatggtgactacacttaccatggcaagcactgagaaatgtagttACCGAATCAcagttgtgcacctgaaacttgTAACACTGGATGTCAACGATACTtaaataatacatctttttttttagaattttttatttctaagtaatctctatacccagcatgagGCTAGAATTTACAACCCCTAATGAAGAGTTTAGTttagctagccaggtgccccaataatacattttttttaacggTACGTTTCATACTCAATGAAATACTGTAGTGAAAAACCAGTTAGTCAATGAAAATTACACTCAATGAAAGAGCCAACAGAAATCACTAAAGTTGCATGTTACTATTTTTGGGTCAGGGAAAGATTTCTTCaatatgaaaacataaacatGATCCATAACTGGACCTCATCAAAGTAAGAaagtttctgttctgtgaaagacactgtttAAAAAGACAAGCCACTGGCTAAGAAACAACATTTGCAAATCTCATACCTAATAAAGGGCTTGTATCCCGAAAACATGTTGTAGGCATGTACAagtctcaataatttaaaaaaacaaacaatttttagcaaatgggcaaaagatttgaacacttTACCCAAGAGGGCATCCAGATGCCaaataaacatatggaaagatgttcaacatcattaggcAACAGGGAATTGCAAAGTAAAACCAGAGAAGGTGCCACTACATacctattaaaatagaaaattaatggaTAAATCCATAAGCACCACAACCCAGACAGAATCAAGTCTAGTTTAAATGCAGAGTAACTTAGATGCAGACCACCCACACcacatcagggaaaagcaaaatggtatagtcactttgaaaaacagtttggcagtctgttataaagataaatataaaaaataaataaataaaaaataaagataaatacatactTATTTACCATATAGAGTCCAACAATTTCAATCCTAGGCCCTTacccagaagaaatgaaagcctATGTTCCCATCAAAGTCCCCTGCAAAAGCTCTAGGAAGAGTGATCATTCAGAACAAGGTGAGTATGAGAGCTGGGCCCTCCTGGcaacagaggaagaaagatgacTGGGGCCAGATGCACAACAGTGCAGTGAGGAGGACTGGGTGCCAGCAGAAACCCTCACCCTG harbors:
- the ADNP2 gene encoding activity-dependent neuroprotector homeobox protein 2 isoform X1, which translates into the protein MFQIPVENLDNIRKVRKKVKGILVDIGLDSCKELLKDLKGFDPGEKYFFNTSWGDISLWEPSGKKVRYRTKPYCCSLCKYSTKVLTSFKNHLHRYHEDEIDQELVIPCPNCVFSSQPKTVGRHFRMFHAPVRKVQNYTVNILGETKSRSDVISFTCLKCNFSNTLYYSMKKHVLVAHFHYLINSYFGLRTEEMGEQPKTEDSLSTEKMPPSDKYYCKKCNANASSQDALMYHILTSDIHRDLENKLRSVISEHIKKPGLLKQMHIAPKPAAPLAAPPNSSAPGITATSPCFRLALPQNGQSQTMVQPVTVASGTSGSLTHSPPAVVQSHVTLVSSPLPPSAPQPVFLSHGVPLTQSANPPVLPLSQPVGPINKSVGTGVLPLNQTIRPGALPLSQPVGPGVLSVSRPAGPGVLPVSPSVTPGVLQAVSPGVISVSRTVPSGVLPAGQMTPAGVIPSGQTATSGVLPAGQVVQSGVLPIGQTAPSGVLPTGLTVPSRVLPPGQTVPLRVLPAGQVVAPGLLSPTQSVSSGVLPVNQGINSGVLQLSQPVMSGVLPVGQPVRPGVLQLNQSVSTNILPASQPVRPGASQNTTFLTSGSILRQLIPTGKQVNGIPTYTLAPVSVTLPVPPGGMAAVPPSQMPIQLLPSGPAAQMASSVASMPSPPVLVSATQSVFVQASPSVVEANQALKQAKQWKTCPVCNELFPSNVYQVHMEVAHKHSESKSAEKLEPEKLAACAPFLKWMREKTVRCLSCKCLVSEEELIHHLLMHGLGCLFCPCTFHDIKGLSEHSRTMHRGKKKLPVDYSNKGFQLDVDANGNLMFPHLDFITILPKEELGEREVYLAILAGIHSKSLVPVYIKVRPQGEGASGSPGKQALTCPFCFGTFVTTEAYEVHLKERHHITPTVHTILKSPAFKCIHCCGVYTGNMTLAAIAIHLLRCRSAPKDSSSDLQIQPNFIENSEVLLLNGEVVHDTSFSVKRKLPDGHFGTEDQRDAEERPLVISSDAALAPEKVASVVPFKRQRNEIRTEGGPLVNDDALQILALNPKKYEDRSYEEKKQFLRDYFHKRPYPSKKEIELLSSLLWVWKIDVASFFGKRRYICMKAIKNHKPSVLLGFDMSELKNVKHRLNFEYEPQNL
- the ADNP2 gene encoding activity-dependent neuroprotector homeobox protein 2 isoform X2 yields the protein MFHAPVRKVQNYTVNILGETKSRSDVISFTCLKCNFSNTLYYSMKKHVLVAHFHYLINSYFGLRTEEMGEQPKTEDSLSTEKMPPSDKYYCKKCNANASSQDALMYHILTSDIHRDLENKLRSVISEHIKKPGLLKQMHIAPKPAAPLAAPPNSSAPGITATSPCFRLALPQNGQSQTMVQPVTVASGTSGSLTHSPPAVVQSHVTLVSSPLPPSAPQPVFLSHGVPLTQSANPPVLPLSQPVGPINKSVGTGVLPLNQTIRPGALPLSQPVGPGVLSVSRPAGPGVLPVSPSVTPGVLQAVSPGVISVSRTVPSGVLPAGQMTPAGVIPSGQTATSGVLPAGQVVQSGVLPIGQTAPSGVLPTGLTVPSRVLPPGQTVPLRVLPAGQVVAPGLLSPTQSVSSGVLPVNQGINSGVLQLSQPVMSGVLPVGQPVRPGVLQLNQSVSTNILPASQPVRPGASQNTTFLTSGSILRQLIPTGKQVNGIPTYTLAPVSVTLPVPPGGMAAVPPSQMPIQLLPSGPAAQMASSVASMPSPPVLVSATQSVFVQASPSVVEANQALKQAKQWKTCPVCNELFPSNVYQVHMEVAHKHSESKSAEKLEPEKLAACAPFLKWMREKTVRCLSCKCLVSEEELIHHLLMHGLGCLFCPCTFHDIKGLSEHSRTMHRGKKKLPVDYSNKGFQLDVDANGNLMFPHLDFITILPKEELGEREVYLAILAGIHSKSLVPVYIKVRPQGEGASGSPGKQALTCPFCFGTFVTTEAYEVHLKERHHITPTVHTILKSPAFKCIHCCGVYTGNMTLAAIAIHLLRCRSAPKDSSSDLQIQPNFIENSEVLLLNGEVVHDTSFSVKRKLPDGHFGTEDQRDAEERPLVISSDAALAPEKVASVVPFKRQRNEIRTEGGPLVNDDALQILALNPKKYEDRSYEEKKQFLRDYFHKRPYPSKKEIELLSSLLWVWKIDVASFFGKRRYICMKAIKNHKPSVLLGFDMSELKNVKHRLNFEYEPQNL